The Amycolatopsis mongoliensis genome includes a window with the following:
- a CDS encoding IS5 family transposase (programmed frameshift), translating into MREEVLTDQLWERLEPLLPVHPRRFRYPGRKRADDRAALEGILYVIRTGIGWNRLPTALFGASGATCWRRLTEWHEAGVWQQLHERLLAELRAAGLLDLSAALVDSTHLRALKRGDHTGPSPVDRRKPGSKHHLITDAHGTPLAVTLTGGHRNDVTQLIPLLDAIPPIRGVVGKPRRRPRRLYADRGYDHDKYRRLVRARGITPVIARRGVEHGSGLGTIRWPVERTFAWLKGFRRLRIRTERRADVHQAVLSLACSVICLRKLILN; encoded by the exons ATGCGTGAGGAGGTCCTGACCGACCAGCTGTGGGAGCGGCTGGAACCACTCCTTCCGGTGCATCCGCGGCGGTTCCGCTATCCCGGCCGCAAGCGTGCCGACGACCGCGCCGCACTCGAAGGCATCCTGTACGTCATCCGCACCGGTATCGGCTGGAACCGTCTGCCGACGGCGTTGTTCGGCGCCTCCGGGGCCACCTGCTGGCGACGGTTGACCGAATGGCACGAGGCCGGAGTCTGGCAGCAACTCCATGAACGCCTGCTCGCCGAGCTGCGTGCCGCTGGGCTGCTGGACCTGTCCGCTGCGCTGGTCGACTCCACCCACTTGCGTGCTCTCA AAAGGGGGGACCACACCGGGCCCAGCCCGGTCGACCGGCGCAAACCCGGCTCCAAGCACCACCTGATCACCGACGCCCACGGCACCCCGCTCGCGGTCACGCTGACCGGCGGCCATCGCAATGACGTCACCCAGCTGATCCCGCTGCTCGATGCCATCCCTCCGATCCGTGGCGTGGTCGGCAAGCCGCGTCGTCGGCCGCGTCGGCTCTACGCCGACCGCGGCTACGATCACGACAAGTACCGGCGCCTGGTCCGCGCCCGCGGCATCACCCCGGTCATCGCCCGCCGCGGCGTCGAGCACGGCTCTGGCCTGGGCACCATCCGCTGGCCAGTGGAACGCACCTTCGCGTGGCTCAAAGGCTTCCGCCGCCTGCGCATCCGGACCGAACGACGAGCCGACGTGCACCAAGCCGTCCTCAGCCTGGCCTGCTCCGTGATCTGCCTCCGCAAACTCATTCTGAACTGA
- a CDS encoding ROK family transcriptional regulator — MADDDRGASQGGRSPIRRVPVNPLESGAGYTRRLDAAQPSGASGLTKAATLPAARRGRVTGIARSARWCQSGQHTLRIGHDMELTPWDGSRIGLDQEEMRRHNRGTFLRLVHLSGGISRAELARRMNLNRSTIKTLTAELSAAGLVREVSQTDNRHQGRPSPIVRPETQRFHVLAFDVAVDRLVAARIGLGGVVLDRKVAARRRSGVDLDYVVTTLANLGRQLTEAAPSTSTCVGLGASYCGMIRPDDGTVRFGPDLGWVDQAFGAELARRLGLGPPVPVGNEAHLGALAEHLRGAGTGVQNLVYLHGDVGVGGGIIVGGTVLDGDAGYGCELGHMVVNPHGGRPCGCGSSGCLEAEAGERALLDAAHRPPEVFGRDAVRAVADDAAAGDADARDALDYVGDWLGIGVANLINLFNPAVVVFGGMLRDVYAGVLPRVRSRVARNVLPVAKEKVRLSVSALGDDATLIGAGELGFERLLHDPLGETPRLSPTAS, encoded by the coding sequence ATGGCCGATGACGACCGTGGCGCCTCCCAAGGCGGCCGCTCACCGATCCGCCGTGTACCGGTGAACCCATTGGAAAGCGGCGCCGGTTACACACGTCGTCTGGATGCTGCACAACCCAGCGGAGCGTCCGGCCTGACGAAGGCCGCCACGCTGCCGGCGGCGAGACGCGGCCGCGTCACCGGGATTGCGCGAAGCGCGCGATGGTGCCAGTCTGGCCAGCACACTCTACGCATCGGACACGACATGGAATTGACACCCTGGGACGGCTCGAGAATCGGGTTGGATCAGGAGGAGATGCGTCGGCACAATCGCGGTACTTTTCTTCGCCTCGTGCATCTGAGCGGCGGAATCTCGCGGGCTGAACTCGCGAGACGGATGAACCTCAACCGAAGCACGATCAAGACGTTGACGGCGGAACTGAGCGCAGCGGGCCTGGTCCGGGAAGTGTCGCAGACGGACAATCGTCACCAGGGCCGCCCGTCGCCCATTGTGCGGCCGGAGACTCAGCGTTTCCACGTATTGGCGTTCGACGTCGCGGTGGACCGGTTGGTCGCCGCCCGGATCGGCCTCGGCGGTGTCGTCCTGGACCGCAAGGTCGCCGCCCGGCGCCGGTCCGGAGTCGATCTCGACTACGTGGTCACGACGCTCGCGAACCTCGGCCGCCAGTTGACCGAGGCGGCGCCGTCGACGTCGACTTGCGTGGGGCTCGGGGCCTCGTACTGCGGAATGATCCGTCCCGACGACGGGACCGTCCGTTTCGGCCCCGACCTCGGATGGGTCGACCAGGCGTTCGGCGCTGAACTGGCACGCCGGCTGGGGCTGGGACCGCCAGTGCCGGTGGGAAACGAGGCCCATCTCGGCGCGCTCGCGGAGCACCTTCGTGGGGCCGGGACAGGAGTGCAGAACCTTGTCTACCTGCACGGCGACGTCGGCGTCGGTGGCGGGATCATCGTCGGCGGCACGGTGCTGGACGGCGACGCGGGCTACGGGTGCGAGCTGGGCCACATGGTCGTCAACCCGCACGGCGGGCGACCTTGTGGCTGCGGCTCCAGCGGGTGCCTGGAGGCGGAAGCCGGTGAACGGGCCTTGCTGGACGCCGCACACCGACCGCCGGAGGTCTTCGGCCGTGACGCCGTGCGGGCGGTGGCCGACGACGCTGCCGCAGGCGATGCCGACGCTCGCGACGCGCTCGATTACGTCGGGGATTGGCTGGGCATCGGCGTGGCCAATCTCATCAATCTCTTCAATCCGGCGGTGGTCGTCTTCGGTGGAATGTTGCGGGATGTGTACGCCGGTGTACTGCCGCGAGTACGTAGTCGCGTCGCACGCAATGTGCTGCCGGTGGCGAAGGAAAAGGTGCGCTTGAGTGTGTCGGCTCTCGGGGACGACGCCACCCTGATCGGCGCCGGCGAGCTCGGATTCGAGCGGCTGCTGCACGATCCATTGGGGGAAACGCCGCGGCTTTCGCCGACCGCTTCGTGA
- a CDS encoding LysR family transcriptional regulator — MELKQLLALVTVGDTGSVTKAARLLHVVQPAVSRYIRALEDEVGVPLFERSRQGMTLTPAGEVLAERARRALLELDRARAEIRPDREHVRGIVTIGLLESTVELVAAPLVEALGRRHPGIDVRILSAFSGHLRQWLDDGAVDMSLLYNVNSTPSIAVTPLLREALWAIAPPDTELGREALTWDRVCENRLILPVAGHGLRTLVDEALGAAAAAPTIVCQTNSMPVQKRLVAVGTGWSVLPAAGVAEDVAAGRLRGGPIVDPAISRTIVLALPRAGRIPPAAEVSATEIVRVTHRLVEDGTWPTASVAQAG, encoded by the coding sequence GTGGAACTCAAGCAGCTCTTGGCCTTGGTGACCGTCGGCGACACCGGGAGCGTCACCAAGGCCGCCCGTCTGCTCCACGTCGTGCAGCCCGCGGTCAGCCGGTACATCCGCGCTCTGGAGGACGAGGTGGGAGTCCCGCTCTTCGAGCGCAGCCGCCAGGGGATGACCCTCACCCCGGCGGGCGAAGTCCTCGCCGAGCGCGCGAGACGCGCGCTGCTCGAACTGGACCGGGCCCGCGCCGAGATCCGCCCGGACCGCGAGCACGTGCGAGGCATCGTGACGATCGGGCTGCTGGAAAGCACCGTCGAACTCGTGGCCGCGCCGTTGGTGGAGGCGCTCGGGCGCCGGCACCCGGGCATCGACGTGCGGATCCTGAGCGCGTTTTCCGGTCACCTGCGGCAGTGGCTCGACGACGGCGCGGTGGACATGAGCCTGCTTTACAACGTGAACTCGACGCCGTCGATCGCCGTCACCCCGTTGCTGCGCGAAGCGTTGTGGGCGATCGCTCCCCCCGACACGGAACTCGGCCGCGAAGCGCTCACCTGGGACAGGGTGTGCGAGAACCGGCTGATCCTGCCGGTCGCGGGCCACGGCCTGCGCACCCTCGTGGACGAAGCGCTCGGCGCCGCGGCAGCGGCGCCCACGATCGTGTGCCAGACCAACTCGATGCCGGTGCAGAAGAGGCTGGTGGCCGTCGGCACCGGGTGGAGTGTCCTTCCCGCGGCGGGCGTCGCCGAAGACGTGGCAGCCGGGCGGCTGCGGGGCGGCCCGATCGTCGATCCCGCGATCTCCCGCACGATCGTCCTGGCGTTGCCGCGAGCCGGCCGCATCCCGCCCGCTGCCGAGGTCTCCGCCACCGAGATCGTCCGGGTGACCCACCGCCTGGTCGAGGACGGCACCTGGCCGACCGCCAGCGTGGCTCAGGCCGGGTGA
- a CDS encoding acyl-CoA dehydrogenase family protein, with protein sequence MYELSADETAIVDVVREWVDREVEPVVRELEHADTYPEALIEQMKRMGVFGLAVPEPWNDAGVSTPCYAAVTEELARGWMSLAGAMGGHSVVAKLLLHYGTQAQQDHYLPKLATGEIRATMALTEPGGGSDLQAMRTVARKDGNDYVITGSKTWITNARRAQLIALLCLTDRTAEPKHRGISILLVEKGPGFEVSRDLPKLGYKGVESCELSFTDFRVPRSSLLGTVEGEGFAQMMRGLEIGRIQVAARALGVGAAALSRAIRYSQERESFGQPIWQHQSIGNYLADMATGLTAARQLVQYAARRYDSGERADLEAGMAKLFASETAMKIALDAVRIHGGYGYSTEFDVERYFRDAPLMIVGEGTNEIQRTVIARQLIKRNPVR encoded by the coding sequence ATGTACGAACTCAGCGCAGACGAGACAGCGATCGTCGACGTCGTCCGCGAGTGGGTCGACCGCGAGGTCGAGCCCGTGGTGCGAGAACTGGAACACGCCGACACCTACCCCGAAGCGCTGATCGAGCAGATGAAGCGCATGGGCGTCTTCGGGCTCGCCGTTCCGGAGCCGTGGAACGACGCCGGGGTGTCCACCCCGTGCTACGCCGCGGTGACCGAAGAGCTCGCCCGCGGGTGGATGAGCCTCGCCGGCGCCATGGGCGGGCACAGCGTCGTCGCCAAGCTCCTGCTCCACTACGGAACCCAGGCGCAGCAGGACCACTACCTGCCGAAGCTGGCCACCGGGGAGATCCGGGCGACCATGGCGCTCACCGAACCCGGCGGCGGATCCGACCTGCAGGCCATGCGCACCGTGGCCCGGAAGGACGGGAACGACTACGTCATCACCGGGTCCAAGACCTGGATCACCAACGCCCGCCGCGCCCAGCTGATCGCGCTGCTGTGCCTCACCGACCGGACCGCCGAGCCGAAGCACCGCGGCATCAGCATCCTGCTGGTCGAAAAGGGGCCCGGTTTCGAGGTGTCCCGCGACCTGCCGAAGCTCGGCTACAAGGGCGTCGAAAGCTGCGAGCTGTCCTTCACCGACTTCCGCGTGCCCCGCAGCTCGTTGCTGGGCACCGTCGAAGGCGAGGGGTTCGCGCAGATGATGCGCGGGCTCGAAATCGGCCGCATCCAGGTGGCGGCGCGAGCGCTCGGCGTCGGCGCCGCCGCGCTCTCGCGCGCGATCCGCTACAGCCAGGAACGCGAAAGCTTCGGGCAGCCGATCTGGCAGCACCAGTCGATCGGCAACTACCTCGCCGACATGGCGACCGGGTTGACCGCGGCCCGGCAGCTCGTCCAGTACGCCGCCCGCCGGTACGACTCCGGCGAGCGCGCGGACCTGGAAGCGGGGATGGCGAAGCTGTTCGCTTCCGAGACGGCCATGAAGATCGCGCTCGACGCGGTGCGGATCCACGGCGGCTACGGCTACTCGACGGAGTTCGACGTCGAGCGGTACTTCCGCGACGCGCCGCTGATGATCGTCGGCGAGGGCACCAACGAGATCCAGCGGACCGTCATCGCGCGTCAGCTCATCAAACGGAACCCGGTCCGATGA
- a CDS encoding CaiB/BaiF CoA transferase family protein: MLPLEGTTVVALEQAVAAPFATRQLADLGARVIKVERPGAGDFSRGYDRTVHGDSSYFVWLNRGKESIELDIKDPADRRVLDAMIAAADVVVQNLAPGAVGRLGLDAATLRAARPDLVHCSISGYGPGGPYQAKKAYDLLIQCEAGLVAATGTPEQPSKAGISIADIATGMYAYSGILTALLRRAATGVGATVEVAMLDALGEWMIQPAYHAVYGGSETRRTGAKHASIAPYGPYRAGDGNQVFLAVQSDREWVRLCREVLRRPELAGDPRFAHNPERVAHDHLIGPLIESALAAFDADQVVELLGEAGIACARLRRPGELLDHPQLAGRARRQQIQAPGGVVRALLPPVDIDEVEPVLGPVPRLGEHNDALRAEFGFCREEVTP; this comes from the coding sequence ATGCTTCCTCTCGAAGGCACGACCGTCGTCGCGCTGGAACAGGCGGTCGCCGCTCCCTTCGCGACCCGGCAGCTCGCCGACCTCGGCGCCCGCGTCATCAAGGTCGAACGCCCCGGCGCCGGGGACTTCTCCCGTGGCTACGACCGGACGGTCCACGGCGACTCCAGCTACTTCGTCTGGCTCAACCGCGGCAAGGAGTCGATCGAGCTGGACATCAAGGACCCGGCCGACCGCCGCGTGCTCGACGCGATGATCGCGGCCGCCGACGTGGTGGTCCAGAACCTCGCACCGGGTGCGGTGGGCCGCCTCGGCCTCGACGCCGCGACCCTGCGGGCGGCCCGTCCCGACCTCGTCCACTGCTCGATCTCGGGCTACGGCCCCGGCGGCCCGTACCAGGCGAAGAAGGCCTACGACCTGCTGATCCAGTGCGAGGCCGGGCTCGTCGCCGCCACCGGCACGCCGGAACAGCCGAGCAAGGCCGGGATTTCCATCGCGGACATCGCGACGGGCATGTACGCCTACTCGGGCATCCTCACCGCGCTGCTGCGGCGAGCCGCCACGGGTGTCGGCGCGACCGTCGAGGTCGCCATGCTCGACGCGCTGGGGGAGTGGATGATCCAACCGGCGTACCACGCGGTCTACGGGGGTTCGGAGACTCGCAGGACCGGGGCGAAGCACGCGTCGATCGCCCCCTACGGGCCTTACCGGGCCGGCGACGGCAACCAGGTTTTCCTGGCCGTCCAAAGCGACCGCGAATGGGTTCGGTTGTGCCGGGAGGTGCTCCGGCGCCCGGAGCTGGCCGGCGACCCGCGGTTCGCCCACAACCCCGAACGCGTCGCCCACGACCACCTGATCGGGCCGCTGATCGAGTCGGCGCTCGCCGCGTTCGACGCCGACCAGGTCGTCGAACTGCTCGGCGAGGCCGGGATCGCGTGTGCCCGCTTGCGCAGGCCGGGTGAGCTCCTCGACCATCCGCAGCTCGCCGGGCGTGCTCGCCGGCAGCAGATCCAGGCCCCTGGTGGTGTCGTCCGGGCGTTGCTGCCTCCGGTCGACATCGACGAAGTGGAGCCGGTGCTGGGCCCGGTGCCCCGGCTCGGCGAGCACAACGACGCCCTCCGCGCCGAATTCGGGTTTTGCCGCGAGGAGGTCACCCCGTGA
- a CDS encoding HpcH/HpaI aldolase/citrate lyase family protein, whose product MRPEATWLFVPGNVPRRFAKAAAAGADAVVIDLEDAVRPEDKDTARADTLRWLSDGSQAWVRLNAAGTPWFDEDVDAVAGASGLLGVLVPKAEDPAALAALSARLGTGTAVVALVETAAGLHRVHDVATAPGVTRLAFGSLDLAADLGADDTAEAMLFARSTIVLASRVAGLSAPIDGVTTVIDDADAVTAAARHARSLGFRGKLCVHPAQIAPTARGLASSADEIAWARAVLQAAEGSAGAVTGPDGRMIDKPVLDRARALLRP is encoded by the coding sequence ATGAGACCCGAGGCCACCTGGCTCTTCGTGCCCGGCAACGTCCCCCGGCGCTTCGCGAAGGCGGCGGCCGCGGGCGCGGACGCCGTCGTCATCGACCTCGAAGACGCGGTGCGGCCCGAGGACAAGGACACCGCCCGAGCCGACACGCTCCGCTGGCTGTCCGACGGCAGCCAGGCCTGGGTTCGCCTCAACGCCGCCGGCACGCCGTGGTTCGACGAGGACGTCGACGCCGTCGCCGGCGCCTCCGGGCTGCTCGGCGTGCTCGTGCCCAAGGCCGAGGACCCGGCGGCCTTGGCCGCGTTGTCGGCGCGGCTGGGCACGGGCACCGCGGTGGTGGCGCTGGTCGAGACCGCGGCCGGGCTGCACCGCGTGCACGACGTCGCCACCGCGCCCGGGGTGACCCGGCTCGCCTTCGGCTCGCTCGACCTGGCCGCCGACCTCGGAGCCGACGACACCGCCGAGGCGATGCTGTTCGCGCGAAGCACGATCGTGCTCGCCTCCCGGGTGGCCGGCCTGTCGGCGCCGATCGACGGCGTCACGACGGTCATCGACGACGCCGACGCCGTGACCGCGGCGGCTCGCCACGCCCGAAGCCTCGGCTTCCGCGGCAAACTCTGCGTCCACCCGGCCCAGATCGCGCCCACGGCACGAGGTCTGGCTTCCAGCGCGGACGAAATCGCGTGGGCCCGTGCAGTGCTCCAGGCGGCCGAGGGATCGGCAGGCGCGGTCACCGGTCCCGACGGGCGAATGATCGACAAGCCGGTGCTCGACCGCGCCCGCGCCCTCCTCCGGCCCTGA